In the genome of Streptomyces racemochromogenes, one region contains:
- a CDS encoding NaeI family type II restriction endonuclease has translation MSKGRLALQGPGEICTNTDAGEHVLLAPADDPDARAVLDWLRPFDVGGLYTRAIANSIDYVLDGARTGRYDLSSPDVHPGERASVGAKLEYEVLRSFSLPKQAPLDTCIASVPVDIKATVGANWAIPSEAHCQLCICTQIQLGRSRHRSWLVRAHRSWLYRGKGNKDGKRGLAVDARERWSIPLYDWTPLPVNPLTRLTAEEAARVLAKRPGQEHRFALMFRYLEGQVISRSVIATVGAGRHDPLRRARNIRKHLARDGLTLLCGKWRDQQDLAAAHKITLGPEDWVALRLEEGQPHDGSGPVAAP, from the coding sequence ATGAGCAAGGGGCGTCTCGCCCTCCAGGGACCGGGCGAGATCTGTACGAACACCGACGCGGGCGAGCACGTACTGCTCGCCCCCGCCGACGACCCGGACGCCCGGGCTGTTTTGGACTGGCTGCGGCCCTTCGATGTCGGCGGCCTGTACACAAGAGCCATCGCCAACTCCATCGACTACGTCCTGGACGGAGCACGGACCGGCCGCTACGACTTGTCGTCTCCTGATGTCCACCCGGGCGAGAGGGCGTCGGTGGGCGCGAAGCTCGAGTACGAAGTGCTGCGGTCGTTCAGTCTGCCGAAGCAGGCGCCGCTGGACACGTGCATCGCGTCGGTGCCCGTTGACATCAAGGCGACCGTGGGTGCGAACTGGGCGATACCGTCAGAGGCTCACTGCCAGCTCTGCATCTGTACGCAGATACAGCTCGGGCGCAGTCGGCACCGGTCTTGGCTGGTCCGGGCCCACCGCTCGTGGCTCTACCGCGGCAAGGGCAACAAGGACGGCAAACGAGGTCTCGCCGTAGACGCCCGGGAACGGTGGAGCATTCCGCTGTACGACTGGACGCCGCTGCCGGTCAACCCCCTGACGCGGCTCACGGCGGAGGAGGCAGCCCGTGTCCTCGCGAAGCGTCCCGGGCAGGAGCACCGTTTCGCCCTGATGTTCCGCTACCTCGAGGGACAGGTCATTTCGCGCAGTGTCATCGCGACGGTCGGCGCTGGGAGGCACGATCCGCTGCGCCGGGCCCGCAACATCAGGAAGCACCTCGCGCGGGACGGTCTTACGCTGCTGTGCGGGAAATGGCGCGACCAGCAGGATCTTGCAGCCGCACACAAGATCACGCTGGGGCCGGAGGACTGGGTCGCACTGCGGCTGGAGGAAGGACAACCCCATGACGGCAGCGGACCAGTGGCAGCCCCCTGA
- a CDS encoding SEC-C metal-binding domain-containing protein — protein MRPDTPAEHTAEAERLIRTATRYPEDQEPLLLQAAAHLELADARERASALYDQLLSSSPANPHLIKALQAANLWEYGHEAEARALISGIRAAAPTDPAPWEVIAEALESHDELESSHECFTEAATLLTSEDTPLTHATTALLTGRHRVRRLLGLPHDDWDMVADTRHTGPIPLDELHDPKRIWALGSEDPAELRAEIARLRAELGDRRAALSRPFPVAILHWPARELSELLTSYPTLATEYPTREAHLQSVESSLRALSASGTTNLGIVTGSVPSYEAFAASEKTSPASPALLPEYATTLAARGKATPWPPTPTSPCWCTSGKPYAECHGEDVGAAGA, from the coding sequence CACCGCCGAAGCCGAGCGTCTGATCCGCACGGCGACCCGCTACCCCGAGGACCAGGAGCCCTTGCTCCTCCAGGCCGCGGCCCACCTCGAACTGGCCGACGCCCGGGAACGCGCGAGCGCCCTCTACGACCAGCTCCTCTCCTCCTCCCCCGCCAACCCCCACCTGATCAAGGCTCTCCAGGCCGCGAACCTGTGGGAGTACGGCCACGAGGCCGAGGCCCGTGCCCTGATCTCCGGCATCCGCGCCGCCGCCCCCACGGACCCGGCACCCTGGGAAGTCATCGCCGAGGCCCTGGAATCCCACGACGAACTCGAGTCCTCCCACGAGTGCTTCACGGAGGCGGCCACCCTCCTCACCTCGGAGGACACCCCCCTCACCCACGCCACCACCGCACTCCTGACGGGCCGCCACCGCGTCCGCAGGCTCCTCGGACTCCCCCACGACGACTGGGACATGGTGGCCGACACCCGCCACACAGGCCCGATCCCGCTGGACGAACTCCACGACCCGAAGCGCATCTGGGCCCTGGGCTCCGAAGACCCTGCCGAACTCCGCGCCGAGATCGCCCGCCTCCGCGCCGAACTCGGCGACCGCCGCGCCGCCCTGTCCCGCCCCTTCCCGGTGGCGATCCTGCACTGGCCGGCCCGCGAACTGTCCGAGCTCCTCACCAGCTACCCCACCCTCGCGACGGAGTACCCCACCCGGGAAGCCCACCTCCAGTCCGTGGAATCCTCCCTCCGCGCCCTGTCAGCCTCCGGCACCACGAACCTCGGCATCGTGACGGGCAGCGTCCCCTCGTACGAAGCCTTCGCGGCCTCGGAGAAAACCTCCCCGGCCTCCCCGGCCCTCCTCCCGGAATACGCCACCACCCTGGCCGCCCGAGGCAAAGCCACCCCCTGGCCCCCCACCCCCACGTCCCCCTGCTGGTGCACCTCAGGCAAGCCCTACGCGGAGTGCCACGGCGAAGACGTGGGAGCTGCGGGCGCATGA
- a CDS encoding very short patch repair endonuclease yields MTAADQWQPPEGSWASSAARRRNMQAIRSRDTKPEWVIRRLVHARGLRYRVAARPLPRLRRTADLVFGPAKVAVFVDGCYWHGCPEHYVPPKTNEGYWSEKVARNIARDRDTDRQLEEAGWLVLRFWEHEGSEACAAAIAAAVQERRR; encoded by the coding sequence ATGACGGCAGCGGACCAGTGGCAGCCCCCTGAGGGCTCCTGGGCCTCCTCGGCTGCCCGGCGGCGCAACATGCAGGCGATCCGCAGCCGGGACACCAAGCCGGAGTGGGTCATCAGGCGTCTCGTCCACGCACGGGGACTGCGCTACCGGGTCGCCGCCCGGCCGCTTCCCAGGCTCCGGCGGACGGCTGACCTCGTTTTCGGGCCGGCGAAGGTGGCGGTCTTCGTGGACGGCTGCTACTGGCACGGATGCCCCGAGCACTACGTGCCGCCCAAGACCAACGAGGGCTACTGGTCGGAGAAAGTCGCCCGGAACATCGCGAGGGATCGTGACACCGACCGCCAGCTCGAGGAGGCCGGCTGGCTCGTGCTGCGGTTCTGGGAGCACGAGGGATCGGAGGCCTGCGCGGCGGCGATCGCCGCCGCCGTGCAGGAGCGCCGCCGCTAG
- a CDS encoding DEAD/DEAH box helicase, whose amino-acid sequence MTEPSLHLAFDVSRTKAVLRAAEPFGADLTHVATAFPVGGQRGPHMLEVPLDDFLAGLHVLSEWPAPDSVEWDEDLLALVSDVFDDADQAAACLDEAPQADGTGSAGSAEAAAVPGLLGDDWRADLTGFQRRDIARLLAMRHGANFSVPGAGKTRVGLAVYAAMRERGTARRLLVVSPKSAYESWISETLECFGNPPLTTVMGRTPDPHAELLIVNYERLDRSLTGLAGWLRAAPSMVILDEAHRMKLGAEGIYGSACMALGPLSRRRLILTGTPAPNGARDLENLLSFVWPGHGRRVVTQAVAGGDLAHASSVLRPLFTRTTKKELGLPPFQPVIRTVPLEGLHREIYDALVGRFTARAELSREDFDALGKAMLRLLMAATSPALLVEGSSRHEALNFQVPPLDIPQDEPLYGLLQRLPQYEMPPKYRELREIVSRNAAAGRKTLVWSTFVRNITSLERLLGEFQPAVVHGGTQDREDQISRFRNDPDCLVLISNPATLGEGISLHRHCHDAVYVDRDFMAGRFLQSLDRIHRLGLAPDTETRVTVLASEGTIDEVVALRLAEKLEFMGAILDDPSVRQLGDLQDEQPVTAGMDEADMRALLEHVRVAGVR is encoded by the coding sequence GTGACCGAGCCGTCACTGCACCTGGCCTTTGACGTCTCCCGGACGAAGGCCGTACTCCGTGCTGCCGAGCCGTTCGGTGCTGACCTGACGCACGTGGCCACAGCCTTCCCGGTCGGCGGACAGCGCGGCCCTCACATGCTGGAGGTCCCGCTCGATGACTTCCTCGCGGGTCTGCACGTGCTGTCGGAGTGGCCGGCCCCCGATTCCGTCGAGTGGGACGAGGACCTGCTCGCGCTCGTCAGCGATGTCTTCGACGACGCGGACCAGGCTGCCGCCTGCCTCGATGAGGCACCGCAGGCCGACGGCACCGGCAGCGCCGGTTCAGCGGAGGCCGCCGCGGTCCCCGGTCTCCTCGGTGATGACTGGCGCGCTGACCTCACGGGCTTCCAGCGGCGGGACATCGCCAGGCTGCTCGCCATGAGGCACGGCGCGAACTTCAGTGTCCCCGGCGCCGGCAAGACCAGGGTCGGTCTGGCCGTCTACGCGGCGATGAGGGAACGCGGGACGGCCCGGCGGCTGCTCGTCGTGAGCCCCAAGTCGGCCTATGAGTCCTGGATCTCCGAGACCCTGGAGTGTTTCGGGAACCCGCCGCTGACCACCGTCATGGGCAGGACGCCGGATCCGCACGCCGAGCTCCTGATCGTCAACTACGAGCGCCTGGACCGCTCGCTGACGGGACTGGCCGGGTGGCTGCGCGCTGCCCCGTCGATGGTGATCCTCGATGAGGCGCACCGGATGAAGCTGGGGGCCGAAGGGATCTACGGGAGCGCCTGCATGGCGCTCGGCCCGCTGAGCCGGCGCCGTCTGATCCTCACAGGCACCCCGGCTCCCAACGGTGCCCGGGACCTGGAGAACCTGCTGTCGTTCGTCTGGCCCGGCCACGGCCGCCGGGTGGTGACACAAGCGGTGGCGGGCGGCGACCTGGCCCACGCGAGTTCCGTACTCCGTCCGCTGTTCACCCGCACGACGAAGAAGGAACTGGGACTGCCACCCTTCCAGCCGGTCATCCGGACGGTGCCGCTGGAGGGGCTGCACAGGGAGATCTACGACGCCCTCGTCGGGCGGTTCACCGCGCGCGCCGAGCTGTCGAGGGAGGACTTCGACGCCCTGGGCAAGGCGATGCTCCGGCTGCTCATGGCCGCTACCAGCCCTGCCCTGCTGGTAGAGGGAAGCAGCAGGCACGAGGCCCTCAATTTCCAGGTGCCGCCCCTGGACATTCCGCAGGACGAGCCGCTCTACGGTCTGCTGCAGCGGCTTCCTCAATATGAGATGCCGCCCAAGTACCGAGAATTGAGGGAGATCGTTTCCAGGAATGCGGCAGCGGGTCGCAAGACCCTGGTGTGGTCGACCTTCGTTCGTAATATCACGAGCCTTGAACGGCTGCTGGGCGAGTTCCAGCCCGCCGTGGTGCACGGTGGCACGCAGGACCGGGAAGATCAGATCAGCCGGTTCCGCAACGACCCGGACTGTCTCGTGCTGATCTCCAATCCGGCCACGCTGGGTGAGGGCATCAGCCTGCACCGCCACTGCCATGACGCTGTTTACGTGGACCGGGATTTCATGGCAGGGCGGTTCCTGCAGAGCCTGGACCGTATCCACCGTCTCGGGCTGGCCCCGGATACTGAGACCCGCGTCACGGTGCTCGCGTCCGAGGGCACTATCGACGAGGTGGTCGCGCTGCGCCTTGCGGAGAAGCTGGAGTTCATGGGGGCCATCCTGGACGATCCTTCGGTGCGGCAGCTGGGCGACCTCCAGGACGAGCAGCCGGTGACCGCCGGCATGGACGAGGCCGACATGCGCGCCCTCCTGGAGCACGTGCGGGTCGCCGGAGTCCGCTGA
- a CDS encoding DNA (cytosine-5-)-methyltransferase, giving the protein MGARDDALTSIEICAGAGGQAIGLHQAGFKHLALVEIDQYAAATLRRNIAHRDGWEFERDFCDIIEGDVNDFKPTVQLEKAVKFLGHSVKEGELDLLAGGVPCPPFSHAGKQLGKDDERDLFPRMLQLVDELRPKAVMIENVRGIKDDKFTEYRDWVEARLQGGMAVDPVTGVRSELPGAGYKVCGWEVLEASDFGVPQLRPRAILVAIRADIPGVDDFQWPVPNAKVTTVGQALDETMEERYQPFIAKGGALGQKAAKALKDWRRDATGIAPTLVGGSKKHGGADLGPSRAKAAWAKLGVNALGVANAPKDVLKKDSADRDLFRAGGPMLTVTQAAIIQGFPAEWDFEGDPSEGRLPGKTAQYRQVGNAFPPPVARVVGEAIAKVLRGPRTEGAQAGN; this is encoded by the coding sequence ATGGGCGCCCGCGACGACGCGCTGACCTCGATTGAGATTTGTGCCGGCGCCGGGGGGCAGGCCATCGGCCTCCACCAGGCGGGTTTCAAGCACCTCGCACTCGTCGAGATCGACCAGTACGCCGCAGCGACCCTGCGGCGCAACATCGCCCACCGGGACGGCTGGGAATTCGAGCGGGATTTCTGCGACATCATCGAGGGCGATGTCAATGACTTCAAGCCGACAGTGCAGCTGGAGAAGGCTGTGAAATTCCTCGGCCACTCCGTGAAGGAGGGGGAGCTTGACCTCCTTGCAGGTGGCGTTCCCTGCCCGCCTTTCTCGCATGCGGGAAAGCAGCTGGGGAAAGATGACGAACGTGACCTTTTCCCGCGGATGCTGCAGCTCGTAGATGAGCTCCGGCCCAAGGCGGTCATGATCGAGAATGTCCGCGGCATCAAGGACGACAAGTTCACCGAATACCGGGACTGGGTCGAGGCGCGCCTGCAGGGCGGAATGGCCGTGGATCCCGTGACGGGTGTCCGCAGCGAGCTGCCCGGTGCCGGGTACAAGGTATGCGGCTGGGAGGTCCTGGAAGCCAGCGATTTCGGTGTGCCGCAGCTGCGGCCGCGGGCGATCCTCGTCGCCATCCGCGCGGACATCCCGGGCGTTGACGATTTCCAGTGGCCCGTTCCGAACGCCAAGGTCACGACGGTGGGCCAGGCCCTCGATGAAACGATGGAAGAGCGGTACCAGCCGTTCATCGCGAAGGGCGGCGCGCTGGGTCAGAAGGCCGCCAAGGCGCTGAAGGACTGGCGCAGGGACGCCACCGGTATCGCCCCCACCCTCGTCGGAGGCTCCAAGAAGCACGGCGGAGCTGACCTCGGGCCGAGCCGGGCCAAGGCGGCCTGGGCGAAGCTCGGAGTGAATGCCCTCGGCGTAGCCAACGCGCCGAAGGACGTCCTGAAGAAGGACAGCGCGGACCGCGACCTCTTCCGCGCGGGCGGACCCATGCTCACGGTCACCCAGGCCGCGATCATCCAGGGCTTCCCCGCGGAATGGGACTTCGAGGGAGACCCGTCCGAGGGCAGGCTCCCCGGCAAGACCGCGCAGTACCGCCAGGTCGGCAACGCCTTCCCGCCGCCCGTGGCCCGCGTGGTCGGTGAGGCCATCGCCAAGGTACTGCGAGGGCCGCGCACGGAGGGTGCGCAGGCCGGGAACTAG